The sequence below is a genomic window from Acetobacter vaccinii.
ATGCAATTCATTCTCGGTTATGCCGGGAGTGTCGCCGTGGAGTGAGATGAGGATGACTGTGGAAAAGGTGCGTCGGCCGGTCAGGCGGGGTCAATACTGTACGGCAGCACTGTGGGGGGTTATGTCTGGGACAGCTCTGGCCTTTGCCGGGGGGGCGGTGTGGAGCTCTGCGGCTTATGCACAACCGAGTGCTGTTGCCAGTCCGACAGGGCAGCCCACCCTGTCGGTCAATATCCCCGCGGGTGATCTCAACAGTTCTTTGCTGGCGCTAAGCCGGGCTGCTGGCTTGCAGATTTTTTATGACATGGACAAGGTGCGTGGCCTGCGGGGTAATGCTGTGTCCGGCACCATGACAGCGGACGACGCCCTGTCGCGTATTCTTGCTGGCAGTGGCTATACGTTTTCACGCTCTGGTACTCGTATTTCTGTCATGAAGCCCTCTTCCGCCATTATGCTGGGGCCAATCCGCGTGGGGGGCACCTATCATGAAACCGTGCCCGCAACAGGCATGATCGGCAACCTGCCGCCCGCCCTGCCGGGGGGTGAAATTGCCCGTGGTGGGCAGTTGGGCATGCTGGGCAACAAAGACGCGATGGACACGCCATTCAACGCCACCAGCTATACCGCGGCCTTTATAGAAAACCGCCAGATCAGAAGCGTGCGGGATGCCCTCAAGGATGACCCCTCCATACGGGGTGGTTTTGCCACAGGCACAGCCGGGGTCGAGCGTATTCAGATCCGTGGCTTTACGCTCGATGACGTGGATATGTCATACGGTGGCCTGTATGGGATGATGCCTTTTAGCGGCATTACCTCCGAACTGGCAGAGCGGGTGGAGGTCCTGCGTGGCCCTGCTGCGTTGCTCAATGGCATGTCGCCCGGCGGGGCTGTGGGCGGTGTGGTCAACATTGTGCCCAAGCGCGCGCATGACACGCCCATTTCCAAAATCGAGGCCGATTATACGTCCAACGCCCAGTTTGGTGGCCATGCCGATGTCGGGCGGCGGTTTGGCAAGGACAAGCAGCTTGGGGTGCGTATCAACGGTATGATCCGCTCCGGCCCGACCGCCACGCCGTATAGTGACCTCAAGACCGCATTGGTTGCCACCGGGGTTGACCTGCGCCTGCACCGGGTCCGGCTTTCAACCGATTTTGGATACCAGCACCGTGAAATTGACGGTGTTATTCCCTTTGTTTCTCTTGCATCCGGTGCGCCGGTGCCTGACGCAGGCCGGGTGAAGCGTAACTTTGACCTGCCCTGGAGCTATATGACAGGGGAAGACATTTTTGGTGTCTTCCGTGGTGAGGTCGATCTTTTTCGTAATTTCACAGCGTATGGCAGCGTTGGGGTGCATGATTACAGCTTCAGGGGGGCGTATTCCCAGCAGGTTGTTGTCAAGGATGCGTTGGGGAATGGCACAGGGGCCGTACCCGTGGGCATTGCCCAGAACGGCCGCTATCTGACAGCCGAGGTCGGGGTGCGGGGGTCTGTCAAAACTGGCCCTGTTACGCAGGAACTGGCATTTTCCGCCAACCGGCTGGACCTGACTATGGGCCGTATTTTTGGCTCCAACTCCAGTATTTCAGCCTATTCCCTCAATATGTATAGCGGGAAAGATCGTTTCCTGCTCAACCATGATGTCGCGGTGCCTGGGTCTTCCCCCACCACAGGCACATCCACCTTGTCCAGCCTTGCTTTTGTGGACACGGTGTCGGCTTTGGACAAACGTATTCAGGTCACGGGTGGTTTCCGGGTGCAGCAGGTGCAGTCTGCCAATATCAGTGCAACCACGGGGCAGGCAACCAGCAGTTATGACCAGACGGCTATCAGCCCCTCTGTGCTGGCAGTCTTCAAGCCCCTTAAAAATGTTTCCATTTATGGGAACTGGATTCAGGGCTTGCAGCAGGGCACAACCGTTGGCACCAATTATGCCAATGCCGGGGAAATTTTTGCGCCCTACAAATCGACGCAATATGAAATTGGGATCAAGGCTGACCTAAAAAAATTCCTTGTTACGTTTGATGTGTTCCAGATATCTCAGCCGAGCACTGTTTATGACAACACGACCAATATCATGTCGCTGAATGGTGAACAGCGTAACCGTGGGCTGGAGCTGAATATTGCAGGGGAGGTCGTGCACGGCCTGCGTGTGGCCGGGGGGATCATGCTGCTGGACCCGATCCTGACAAAAACACAGGGCGGTCTGTATGATGGCAAACGTGCGCCCAATACATCGCCCGTCAACTTTAATATGGGGCTTGATTATGATGTCCCATTCGTCAAAGGTTTTTCGGTAACGGCCGATATTATGTATACCAGTTCACAATATATCGAAAATGCAGCCCATCGCAGGAGTATTCCCGGCTGGGTCAGGCTGGATATGGGGGCGCGCTACGTTATGAAAAACCCGGTGTCTGAGACAGGAAAACTCTCGTTCCTGCTGAATGTGGATAATGTGGCCAATGAGCGCTACTGGAACTCCGGCGGGTATAATTACCTGTCCCTGAGTGCACCCAGAACATTCCGTTTTTCGGTCGCGGCTGATTTTTGATGGCACCCCCATGGCTTAAAACCACCGCACGGGTTGGGCTTGCCATAGGTGGCGGGTATCTAGCCTCGGCCTCGGTCCTGGTTCTGCTGTGCATGATGCTGGCAGCCCTGGGCATGCCCAGGGCCGAGGCCGCCACGTTGGGCATGTTGCTGGTTTTTGTGGTGTATCTCTGTTTTCTGCTGTGGGTTTTTGCCTCTGCCACGCTGTGGCGGCCGTTTGTTGTGTTCTTTCTTCTTACAGTGTCTGGGTATGGGTTAACCGCTTTCATGGGGCATGGGCACTGATATGGACCAGGATTTTCGGCGTTCTATGGGGTGGCTGCATACCTGGGCCGGTGTTGTTCTGGGGTGTTTTCTGTTCGCTATTTTCTGGATGGGCACACTCTCGGTCTTTGATAGCGAGATAGACCAGTGGATGAAGCCCGCGACACGCATAGCACCAGCCCAACA
It includes:
- a CDS encoding TonB-dependent siderophore receptor translates to MSGTALAFAGGAVWSSAAYAQPSAVASPTGQPTLSVNIPAGDLNSSLLALSRAAGLQIFYDMDKVRGLRGNAVSGTMTADDALSRILAGSGYTFSRSGTRISVMKPSSAIMLGPIRVGGTYHETVPATGMIGNLPPALPGGEIARGGQLGMLGNKDAMDTPFNATSYTAAFIENRQIRSVRDALKDDPSIRGGFATGTAGVERIQIRGFTLDDVDMSYGGLYGMMPFSGITSELAERVEVLRGPAALLNGMSPGGAVGGVVNIVPKRAHDTPISKIEADYTSNAQFGGHADVGRRFGKDKQLGVRINGMIRSGPTATPYSDLKTALVATGVDLRLHRVRLSTDFGYQHREIDGVIPFVSLASGAPVPDAGRVKRNFDLPWSYMTGEDIFGVFRGEVDLFRNFTAYGSVGVHDYSFRGAYSQQVVVKDALGNGTGAVPVGIAQNGRYLTAEVGVRGSVKTGPVTQELAFSANRLDLTMGRIFGSNSSISAYSLNMYSGKDRFLLNHDVAVPGSSPTTGTSTLSSLAFVDTVSALDKRIQVTGGFRVQQVQSANISATTGQATSSYDQTAISPSVLAVFKPLKNVSIYGNWIQGLQQGTTVGTNYANAGEIFAPYKSTQYEIGIKADLKKFLVTFDVFQISQPSTVYDNTTNIMSLNGEQRNRGLELNIAGEVVHGLRVAGGIMLLDPILTKTQGGLYDGKRAPNTSPVNFNMGLDYDVPFVKGFSVTADIMYTSSQYIENAAHRRSIPGWVRLDMGARYVMKNPVSETGKLSFLLNVDNVANERYWNSGGYNYLSLSAPRTFRFSVAADF